CCCTTGTTCCCTTCTTGTGATCAACTTGGCCCTCTCTTCTTGTTTATCTTCGTTTGGTTCCCATTCCTCTCTTTTTTTCCTTCGCTTGCCATTTGTTCCTATATTCTGTTACTGTTTTGGCCTCTTTCTCCACTCCCCTTCCCCTTAGTCCTCCAGTTCCACCAGTCCCCTTCAGTCTCCCAGTCCCCTTCAGTCTCCCAGTCCCCTTCAGTCTCCCAGTCCCCTTCAGTCTCCCAGTCCCCTTCAGTCTCCCAGTCCCCTTCAGTCTCCCAGTCCTCCTTCAGTCTCCCAGTCCTCTTCAGTCTCCCAGTCCTCTTCAGTCACCCAGTCCTCCTTCAGTCTCCCAGTCCTCTTCAGTCTCCCAGTCCCCCTCAGTCTCCCAGTCCCCTTCAGTCTCCCAGTCCCCTTCAGTCTCCCAGTTCCCTTCAGTCTCCCAGTACTCTTCAGTCTCCCAGTCCCCCTCAGTCTCCCAGTCCCCTTCAGTCTCCCAGTCCCCTTCAGTCTCCCAGTCCCCTTCAGTCTCCCAGTCCTCTTCAGTCTCCCAGTTCCCTTCAGTCTCCCAGTACTCTTCAGTCTCCCAGTCCCCTTCAGTCTCCCAGTCCCCTTCAGTCTCCCAGTCCTCTTCAGTCTCCCAGTCCTCTTCAGTCTCCCAGTCCCCTTCAGTCTCCCAGTCCTCTTAAGTCTCCCAGTCCCCTTCAGTCTCCCAGTCCCCCTCAGTCTCCCAGTCCCCTTCAGTCTCCCAGTCCCCCTCAGTCTCCCAGTCCCCCTCAGTCTCCCAGTCCCCTTCAGTCTCCTAGTCCCCTTCAGTCTCCCAGTCCCCCTCAGTCTCCCAGTCCCCCTCAGTCTCCCAGTCCCCTTCAGTCTCCCAGTCCCCCTCAGTCTCCCAGTCCCCCTCAGTCTCCCAGTCCCCTTCAGTCTCCCAGTCCCCTTCAGTCTCCCAGTTCCCTTCAGTCTCCCAGTACTCTTCAGTCTCCCAGTCCCCCTCAGTCTCCCAGTCCCCTTCAGTCTCCCAGTCCTCTTCAGTCTCCTAGTCCCCTTCAGTCTCCCAGTCCCCTTCAGTCTCCCAGTCCCCCTCAGTCTCCCAGTCCCCTTCAGTCTCCCAGTCCCCTTCAGTCTCCCAGTCCTCCTTCAGTCTCCCAGTCCCCTTCAGTCTCCCAGTCCTCCTTCAGTCTCCCAGTCCTCTTCAGTCTCCCAGTCCCCTTCAGTCTCCCAGTCCCCCTCAGTCTCCCAGTCCCCCTCAGTCTCCCAGTCCCCTTCAGTCTCCCAGTCCCCTTCAGTCTCCCAGTCCCCTTCAGTCTCCCAGTCCTCCTTCAGTCTCCCTGTCCCCTTCAGTCTCCCAGTCCTCCTTCAGTCTCCTTCAGTCTCCCTCACTCGACTGTAGTTTTCTTCCCTTATCTCCCTGACCTTTGTAAATCTGTTacctcttcccttcctcccttcccttctcctttcTCCTCTTTCATTTGTCTCCCTTTTCTGCCTTTTTACTCCTTAATCCACCTTTTTCCTTCTATCCTCCATTTTCCTCCATTCCTATCCTCTTTCTCTTAGGTTttccttttattattttttttaccaTTTCACTTTCAGCCGCTTCTATCGTCTTGGTCCATTGCCTACTTTCTAATTCTCTTTCttgcccccttcctcctcccttccgagccccttcatcccccccccccatccccccctcaggAAGGGAACGTCTGGGAGAATATGGTAACAAGATTAGCAGCATCTTTGAGGCGGCCCGTCACACCACTGgtaaggaaagggaagggaaggaaagggtgtagggaagggagagaagggctggtagggaggggaggaagggaagaatATAGGGGGATAAGAACGagaggattgattgatgaagaataGGCcacatggcacgggcatgaatggaCCCAACGTGAGGACGAGATGAGGAGATACAAGCGGGATTTGAAGAGTGTCAGGGAAAAGGGGCGGTGACAGAGAGCGGGTGACAGATATAGTGATGGGAGGGTTACGGTACAATGATGGGAGGGGGTGACAAATACAATGATGGAAGGGTTACGGTATAATGATGGGAGGGTTACGGTATAATGATGGGAGGGTTATAGATACAATATGGAAAAGTGCCAGAAACGATGGGTCGCATTCGTGAGTCGGATAAATTTTCGAATGTATtcgaaaaaatacatatataaataaaaatacacaTGTCAAATAGCCAAATATACACTTTTTACAGAACTTTTAACCTGCGTACTAAAAGCTGAGCATATGGTCTTCCTTGTGTGTCATAACTATCTCCGTGACTTTGATCTGtactacagtatactgtaatttACTGTACTGCTACACTGTAGTACTACACTGCTACACTATTGTACTGTAGTACTACGTAAAAGGCTCTCTCTCACTCACGTCCCTCGAAATCAGTTTCTATAACACGATAGAACGTATCCAAATGAGCGCAGGAATCCAACTAACTATGACTACTTGCAGAAGTCATAGTATTGGTAATAGTAATTGCTtccatatgacttgtattacttcCTAAGAGgttgacgagagagagagagagagagagagagagagagagagagagagagagagagagagagagagagagagagagagagagagagagaattttgtCTCCCTCACCCGGTCTTATCTGTCCAGGGCAAGTCCAGAGGCAAGTCCAGAGGCAAGTCCAGAGGAAAGTCCGTCGTGTTGTCAGCAGTCAACTTCGACACCCCATTGAAGGCTCTTTTGTTATATTTCCCCGTGTGTTCTTCCCCAAGGACTggacagagaccgggccgcggggacgttgatcctcggaaccaaacgaaaggtaaccgcaaggtgagGTATAACCCTCTACCTCTCcctacccctctctccctcttctcctcACTTACACCTTTTCCCTGTTCTTGTAACCACTCTCACAATATATTTCCTTTCTCTACTGAATCTTCAATGCTCTTCGTCTATTAgtatttttctgtttttttttcttttccctGACACCTCTGCCTTCCCTCTTGTCTCCCCTTCCCCTCACAGATACTGTATCGGCTGTCATTGTAGTTTCCCGCCTCCATTACTTCGCTGGTTTTAAGGCTGACTGGTGAAATTTGTCTGAGTCCCAACTGTGTTGTATCCTTCGGGGGCGCTGGTGAGAGCAGGTACTGGGAGTGTGCTCAGGTGAGAGGACATGATggtcttctctctctgtctctgtctctctctgtctctctctctcgctctctctctctctctctctctctctctctctctctctctctctctctctctctctctctctctctctctctctctctctctctctctctctctctctctctgctcttacCCTCCCACACCCCGTCACATCTACCTCTTCCATATATCGCTCTAGCAATATATCACATCGAGCTGTTAAGCTCGATCCTCCAGGCACAAACCGcaaatacatatagtaaatacatatCCCCAGGGGATACCCcgcaacagctgactaactcccaggtacctatttgctcttgggagaaaataaaagaaaaatcagGTAAAAATCATCAGGTAAAATAAAATCTCATTTGTTTCTATCTCGgttaggaatcgaacccgggacctttgGACTATGACTCCTGAGAGCagcctgcttgtgtgtgtgtgtgtgtgtgtgtgtatgtgtgtgtgtgtgtgtgtgtgtgtgtgtgtgtgtgtgtgtgtgtgtgtgtgtgtgtgtgtgtgtgtgtgtgtgtgtggtgtgtgtgtcgccTGGTTATTTATTGAAATAACTTTCATTCAGTTTCTGATCATATTCCATTTTTCAAGCTGATTACTGAATTTATCCCAATAAGCAGCTTAAAAGGATAACACGACGATAACCAGGAGGAATGCAAGACATCACGGTAAACGACCAGGAGATGGAAAGACGGCTCTGGCCCCATTACCCGACCATATAAAGCAACTTGGTGAGAGTGTGTAGTGAGTATGCAGtgagtgtgtgggcgtgtgtagtGTGAAAAAAGCGTGTgaatggtttttttttttttttttgcgtttccTGGGCGCGAGTGTTCATGTAAATATTACATATTCCCATTTGTGTGTGTAAGAGGCAAGAGACACAAACATGCTCACACAACACATTGCGTCATCAGACTCCTCCTAACTCAACCGCCCTGCCACCCAGCCACTTACGCTTCCACTCTCTGCTCCTGCTCCGGAGAGACTCTTAAGTGTCTGTTAGTGACATAAGAGGTGAGGAGGAGGCATTTTACCCCTCAGTGTAGTTGAGGGGATGGTGGAGAACCCTTACAACCTCTCCTCCGCCTGAGAGCTTCAAGATGCTTTAAaaaaaggagaaggaaaaaatacgtAGCCGCTGGAAAACACAATTAGAAAACGGAGCCTCGGGCGGGCAGAGGTGACTCGTCTATTGCGTCGAAACTGTTTTCCGAATGGGTTTATTGTGAGATAGAGAGGCACATGCTGGCAAGCGAGGATGAGGGGGGAGGTTGGGTGGGGTGGTATAAGACGTAGAAGCAGGAGAGGGAAGGTTAATGGCCCTGATGAATGAATGGTCGTGGGTATGAGGGCTGAGGGTCGTCAACTGGGATTGTTGCTCGCGGGGGCCCCTCTCTTAACTTGCAATACTCGCCTGGCAAAAAGTCTCAACAAATCTCGTTGCAACTTTTGTGAATTTAAATTGCTCTTGTTATCACCAAAATTTTTGTTGTTCTGGTCATGGAACGGTAAAAGGGAAGGGAGGaggatgggagggaaggaggtccAGAAAATAGAGATGACTGAGATGTACGTAAACACTGGAAATAATTGTATTCCAGAACTGGGGTTCTTCAAATTTATTTTCGCGATCCATTTCGATACCATCAGAACCTTAGTCTGACGTGTCATATAAAGCAACATAAGAGGTAAGCTATTTTAGGGTTATTGACTCATTAGTGAAGACTTATGATACTCATTTAACAAAATTCTTTAGAATTAATTATATGTGCAATacataaataaatttaaaatttacgTGTTGAGTGTGACTGGTGGACCTTCCCGTTACTGGTTATTGTGGACAAGTCTGGGACGGGATTCATAAAGGATTTACgagacctgtacatctttcctcagtcacgactgctttgtttacatttaataaacatATTATGACTTCCGAAGCtttacgaggctgtttataacaataataatcttgGGTTATCTCGAAGATCCTAAGCTGCTTATTAAATATAAACAAAGTCTACATGATGGTGGTGAAATGATGCACGGGTTTCGTAAGTTATTGCGTAAATGCTCCAATAATTCTAGCTCTGGTTCACACGATGATAGTGCTACACGCATGTGTAGCAAAGTGTGTCAATTGTGTGTCAAAACAAAGTGTCAATTGTCATGTCGGATTCTGTGTTTGGTCTTAACCTTGTCAGAGAGGAAACTCCTGTGCCACTCTTGTCACATTATAAAAGCAATCAATAAAAAAATCACTCGTCTTAAGATTAGCTATTATTACGAAACGCTGGTTTAAGAATGCTCTGACAAAGTTTGATGATTTTCtgccttgttcttactctcacacGTGTGAGATGGAgcaatttattttatatttcttcAGATGTTAGTTTCAACCCTACGATAAACTCACCAGGTTAGAAAAAGAAATGGGCAGTTTACCCAGTGCTTTCTATCTCCTCTTCGAGAAAAGTTTGGCGTTTTGGAAATAATTTTTCACTATTAAAAATACTATTACAAATATTGTTAACAATAAACACGCACCATTTAAATTCCAATTTATTATAGCAATAGCAAAGTGATATAATTGGTAAAATATGCATTACAACTATTAACAAGTAGTATAATAATCAGACTTAATCGTAAATGTATATTAATATATTGGAAATGACGAGCcatttaaataatttaatatcATAAAGTATTGGGAAGGAGCTGGTTCCCTGCCCAACAACCAGGCCTAGATTCGTGAAAGACAACCTACAGAGCaagagcaccacctgccaggctCCTAGGAGTCAGAGGAGCACCACCTGCCTTGCTCCTaggaactacgggctcaccatagcctgtgctacttggaacgttttgttccaggtggcgaatcttaaacaacaacattgcTCCTAGGAGCCAGAGGAGCACCAGCTGGCGGGTTCCTATAGAAGCTCTGGTAGTGAGAGGCGTCTTATGGGATAATAGCGCCAGCCTCGACCTCATTAGTGCCCGGACAGAAGGCGCACCATTGACTCCCAAACACATGGGGGGCTAAATTAAACGCCGCTAGTACCCCCCACACTAACCAGTACTGTGTGTGTTGCGCCGCGCCGCCAGAACCCACATGCCAAAAAGTACTGTGTGAGAAGCGCCACGAAAGCATTCCCAATTTGAAACCTCTTCCCCACGTACCCCTCGACCAGTCACTTGACCCAGACTAACATCAAAATATTATCCCCTCGCTATAGCCCTCGTGTACAGAGGGAAACTCGCAGATCACTGATGTCCCACCAGCACCAGGCAGGCCAAGACTGCTTGCGGCGGGGCCACAGAATCAcgtttcccccacacacacacatatacacacaggaGCTGTGGTAGAGGCAAGCAGCAGAACTGGAATATTACAGCAGGAAGTTGAGTAACCGTGAGCGCGTACCTCCAGCTGTTGTGGAACATCGTTCGTGGCCCTACTGGAGGGCCACGAACCTCCACGAACTGGAGAGCTGCGTAACTCAGCAAACGGAAGGATAATCGCCATGTTTTTTTGGTTTTGATTTTTATTATCTTTCCGTAGAAATCTCCCTGTTTTCTTGTGTGAGAGAATTCGTTTCACATGTAACAAGGACGTCTAATTCTCTCTTCTACTTTTGTTAAGCTTCTGAATGTGTTGTGATGGCATTGACTGCCTTAGAATCATTTGGAGGAGGAAGGGAACGTGCGCTGGAACAGAGACAGTGTGGATCAGAAGATATACCCTGAGatcggggaggaggaagaggaggagcgtTGGTTGGAAGGGGTTAGTTGTTAAGTACCACACCGTGAGTCCGTCGCTAGACTTTAGTGTGTCTCTTGAATGTGAACTTAGATAAGGACCGAATTATGGAGCGGTGTGCATGCTTGTTTCCTCCGGTTCAACGCGGCGGTTTGGATGCTAAAACCATCGGATTTGCATCTAGATGAACACCGGGGCCGGCGCTCCGCCCTCCCGACTGCGTCATTGCCGACCCAG
The sequence above is a segment of the Procambarus clarkii isolate CNS0578487 chromosome 44, FALCON_Pclarkii_2.0, whole genome shotgun sequence genome. Coding sequences within it:
- the LOC138350149 gene encoding sodium/potassium/calcium exchanger 1-like, with protein sequence MYLRFVPGGSSLTARCDILLERYMEEVDVTGCGRDWETEGDWETEEDWETEEDWETEGDWETEGDWETEEYWETEGNWETEEDWETEGDWETEGDWETEGDWETEGDWETEEYWETEGNWETEGDWETEGDWETEGDWETEEDWETEGGLGD